GAAACAAAGTTAAACTATAACCTTCAAAGTCTGAATCATAAGCTACTGCATTACAATCCTCTTCACTTTCATCACCACTAATTTGCTCTTGAAATGCATCACTATGTAAATCCTCATCCAGACGATCAATAAAACTGCATATATTAGTTTTGTCTTGTAAGCCAGATCGTGGTCTCTTTCTGATGCCAGCTTtgtctataaaaaaataataataagtattttgtcTCTGAATTTCTTTCATATGATTTAGACTCAATGTGGTAATGATATCTATAATTACATGCTACAGATGTGAGACAACTTCTCTGTAAAGTTCCATATGAAGCTTGTCCAGTTCCACAATCCATACCTTAGAATGATAAACGTATAGTTTTGGTTAGATTCAAATGGACAATGGTGATATAAGAACATCAACATTAGCGCATTTGATCCACTGAAACTTACTTGTAGCACATTTGATTATGTTTTGTGGTGTACATGGAGTGAGTTGTTTCGGTTGATGTACATTAGGTGAAATACCATCAGTGTGAATGTATCCAATATCATGAAATAGTCTCTTATAAACCGTAGACACAGGAAGATCCAGAGTTCGGATTGATTTTCGGTTCACACATCTTTTGACTTGAACTAAATTCCCACTGTTATGTTTTCGTCTAGTTATCCTCTCTGCTTGTTGTGTCGAATCCCCTCTTTGTATAGGGGGAAAACCTTGTTTCCTCTTCATTATATCTGCAAAGCTATTCGTTGGGTCAAATATCAATATGTAAACCATAAAACTAAATCTTGTTGTGGTGTGTGTCAAATAATATACTTGATTACGTTTCTTAGTCTCGAGAACAGTCTATGGGAGTTCCAGTGATGATCAAGCACGATTTTACAGAAAATGAGACAAGTGCACGAGAATAAGAAAATTTATGTGGAGTGAAGATGCGTTATTTTGTTTGCAAAGGCGTCCAAATTAATTAGTTCCTATAATCTAGTAATATTATGCTATTACTTTCGATTATTTAGTTCCTATAATCTAGATAAGTGATATGGCGTgattttatatatcatttagttgctcaactattttttattcattaaattttcATGATATATGTAAACAAACATATTGATTTCCTCAAACATGCTCTATAATTTAATGGTTTCcgtattttgttttgaattttttttaaacaaacaaatatggcatttataatattttattacccGATCAAATAAGATTGTGTATTAATTAagatattgtattttttttttttggtttcagagATCATATTGACAATGTACTGTGGCTTGATGAAACACTCATAAACTGGGAACTTCTAATGTACGTGGAGTCCAAGTAAGTTTGTTTATACTACATTGTGTGATAGAAAATTAAGTGGTTTGGTTGGATTTAATTCGTGGTCTAGTAATTCAAAGTGGTTTGATTAGATAACATTTGGGGTTTATAAAGCTTTCTCATATTAGGTTTTGCTATTGAAATATTAATGTTATAGATTCTAGTTTGCttactaaataaataaacagacATTATTAAAAACCCATAATTATTAAGTAAAACTCAGAAAACGAAGTGTCTGTTTTATCAAACAACAGACATTATTAAAAAACtaaacattaatttaaaaaaaaaaacaaaaagcaatataaaaatactaaacattCAGCTCGTCATCTTTAATCTTCTCCATCTTCACCACCTTGGTGCAAAGTTTTTTGGAAGTTGAAGTCTGATCAACTTGATCTTTTTCCTTACGCTTTGAAAATGGGGTTGAAGAACCTTCTGATGAATTTGCTTCACTTTTTTCTGTTAAAGAAACCTTACCACATAACAAAAATACATTGAAATTCTTAGTTGAAATCAGAACAATGATTAAGCAAATAAAGGTCTTTCTATAATACACGCCATTGCATCATttcatatgtattttaaatatacctCTCCACCGGACATAATTGATGAAGCAGAGCTAACATGTGTAACCGGCTCAGAGTTGGACTCAATTTGGAGAATCTTATCACCAGACCATACTTGTGAAACCAGAAAGATGTCTGAgccatttttaacattttcagaGCCAAGAGTCAGACcaaaacaaatagattttccAACTAAATCTGTTATAGCTTGAGGCAAAATATCTGGATCTTCAATCTGTATATTTAAAGACGAATATAAATTGActaagtatataaaatatatttgtgataatataaattattataaccTCTTCATAGGAACCATCCTAAATATCTTTAGCCTCGCAGCCCACAATGATTTTAGCAACAGAATCAAGAAGCATCAGTTTGCAAGTACTTGTGTCATCCTTGACATTCAGATGCAATTTGAACATGTTCCGAAATCAAGCAAAATCATCACCAATTACAACtgtaaatgtataaaataaaattaactgtCATGTTACTACAGAAAAAACTAACTGTGGGGTTACACTGGTGGTATTAGCACGACAAGTTGTGCACCAGAATAGTGGTTTGTCATTTGGAGGTAAACTACCACCTTCCTTCGATTTGATTCGAAGGCAACGTTTGTTACACATGTTCCGGCTAACATGACCAAAAATAAACCAGCTCCAATCTGTATCAATAGATTCGATTGAGCAGACTATTTTGCAGAAATAgttttagaaaacataaaatgttaACGTTGGTAAATATAATGTTATGcagaaattttgaaacaaaccTGAGTTGCCATGATGATTTCAGAGATAGGTTTAATACCAACATCATTCCAATCATCAATTTGATCCTTCATCTGACGCTTATCGTTCTTTTTATCAGTTAGAGCGAGAGCAAACTCATCATTTGACATACTGAAAAATGTAAAACGGTTTTTTtaggtttataaaattttacgaTCCTGAAAATTAGTACTATTTCGGATCCAGGTAATCTTACTTGTTTTCCAAAGCCAGACATTCGGGTAAGTCAGGATCGAAACAAATAAGAGATGAATCAAAAGCATTGGTTATCTGCACATCTCCTACACAAAATAAGCATGGGACatttagtaaatattataacaatatataaatggatatatataaatataccaACGATAAAAGGATCTATATATTTAATACCTCTGTAAAACCCAATTTTAGCAAAGCGGATCATGCACACCATATTAGGATTATTTGtttgttggagatgctcttcaaGCTGTTCTGCATATTTACCCCACAAAGAACATGCAATGCTTTGACCCCTGAAATAGttaggtttttaaaaaaataatctgtaagtatatataatatatagcgTAAAAAAACTGTAATAATATCTTGATTCACTTACTTGATGTCCATTAAACGAAATTCAACTTTCTTCTTATCATTCCCAGCAACTTGGACAGTTTGGATCTCATGAAGACTGAACACTTGACCAATTACATCTGTCaaataattaattgattaatattaagacaatatacatatattaagaaacaaAATCTCAGCGTCAAACGGCAGACTGACTAACCGATCAGTAAGTTAGTATTAAGAGTTCCATTTTCAATCTTTTCAAAAGGCGGGAAATTAAGGAACTCATCATCACACTCAAAAGTACTTTGGTCTATAGAGGTGTCTGCAATGATTAGACATTGTAAGTATGGTCTGTAGGACGGTACTGTCCTCTTGCGTGAGACACTGTAAATGTGTCTATGAGTCGCCATTCACCAAGCCTAAGTTTACTCTGTGTAGTTTTTATGAGACTATTCCTGGCCGAACAGTGTATCTTAACACcctgaaacaaaacagaacatACAACTTAGTACATATACATAGTTATTTTGCAAGTTAAAGTACATAAACAAAATCTTAAACAGAACATAAACcgtataaaactaattttacagTTTCATCTGCGAAAATCATCTCAAAGGTATCTCCTCCATAATTGGTTTTCTGCCTCCAGGAGTGAAGCAACTTAACTTGGACTCGCCAGCCCTGTTTGTAGGGCTTGACGTCTTTTAGTAACGAAAGTGCTTGGATCATAGACATAGCTCAAACTGTTTTAGTTTAGGTGATGGTTGAGGTTAAGGGTAGAgccatagatatatatatagctcGATAGGTTTGTTAGGGTATTTAGAGTGAATATACCGTGACTTTATTCGCAAGCAATCTTGTATATTAATtgtagaatattttaaataggTTGTTATGGATAGTTGTATCGTAGATATGCATATCTTGATATATTAGAGGATATTCTTCTTACTTGTTtcgatattttataaattttaggaCATTTCAAATCGGAGTTGAGGGAAAGTTATAATTCGATAATATTGTTAgaatatcctttttttttgaacgttATTGTAACATGATAATGTGTAAATTAGTTGTTTCGatataagaaataatatataagatatatctTATTCTATTGTTGCAACAGAaacttgaatttgaaaaatCTTGTGCGGATAGTTACTTGGACTGCACATACGATATATTGGTTAGATGGTGATATGATATATTACCTCTGTCTAAATGGACCTAATGATATATTGGCTATATGGTGATATGATACAACGGGTTTGATGGTTCTTTTCAGGTGAGCATGTTTAATTTTTACGTGAAACTGACAAAAGCAATCTGAAACAGAGGTTTTATGGACTATTTTAGGTGAAATTGTCGAGCTGTTAACGACATGTATATTAACAAACCAGAACTGTATAACAGAACTAAACATaaacgaaaatatattagtCTATGGTggaaaaagatttcaaaacgATGGattgtgttttatgttttagatGGTTTACATTAGCACTATAAAACGGAAATCAAAATGATTGTTGTGCGGGTCAAAATTGATAACCACTCTGATTTTATAGGATCCGATTAATATTATGAATGATATATTATAAAGCAATATTATTAGAAGATAAATGAATGATAACTGATTTCTAGGAATAAGTCCAAtaggtctattttttaaaatatcacacatgaatcaaggttgtgacttctgttttaatatataagatatataatgtgattttaaataaataacatatcAAACTTCCTATAAAACAGGAAGTCAACCAATTAAAcccataaaatttaaatatatatcttgccgtaagaaaaagaataagaaaatttgaatattctcccatctaatctattaatttaaggttctatttttatctactattagCAAGTCATAGCAAGACTAcctaaagaaaaatttaatataacatatttgattatttacattaataataaatcaactataaatttgaattttattttttaattataaaaaaatctgttgagaaagaatctaacaaaatcttacttaaaatttaaatatttttataaaataacatattaattaatttcataattagtaatataatattgttataaatcaatgttaactaaaattttattataaaaaaagaaaataaaagttatatacaattttttttaataaattatataattagattctatattatatttaaatagaagttctataagaaataaatatgataaaattattttaaataggtgaattaagaaattttatttttttttaatttttttcatttaaataaattatcactcatcattaaaatgagttaaaattcgtaaactatataatatttttatacaaaaataaatttttttaacatatgttaaacttttatatctacaactatatattatcttttatttattttgaaactctagacaatatatttttttaaatgtttatatacaaatatataatattatgtaataacctttaattcatatactattttttttttttgtcatcattcatatactatttaaaaatatgttattagaaaactatgaaattttagtggttcaaatcaaattttaattatattttttttcttaattataacaaaatctgttgagaaaaatttagaaaatatcaccaaaaatttaaatatttttttacaaaataatgtattaatttagtaacaaaaacaaattataaatgtaatcttccaaactcaaaTATAGTACTGTACTTTTTCAAAGTTTActtgacaaaatataaattttgaaaataaatattcaaactcaaaatgataatatttcaaattttacaaaatattaaatcacatataataaagaataacttttttaaatgCACCACggaaaaaaacaaactatatatgttgtaaaaattaaagcaatcgaatattttgtaaatataattaaaaaaattaatatcatagcatccaaaaaatatcttatattaataaaatttagtaaaataatatgatagatgctactatgtataaaatttactaaaataatagggctataatatttaaacaatttttttttacttaaattccgtaaaatactaaaataatatatgttaaagtatattttttaaacagagcatgcaaatataaattatgttgaACATATTTATTgtctataatataaattttaaaaatgtataataacaaaatgtataaattaaagaaaaaaatattttgaatgaggttttctatttgattatttcatattgttattttattgtatctaactcaaaaatatattagtaagaaataaatattaataacaaagtaaaatgtattaaaaatcactatatatgaataatgctgaataaaaaatataaacaataatattatagagttacatagtatataatactaaaatgaaaaatttatatttaaaacatttgtaataatatctaatgcatttataaaatgaaaaaaatatacgcACGAACGTGCAggttaaaatctagtatatatcaAATGAAAGGTCACTTTATTGATTTTTTGCTGTATTACTCGTACatacattttgaaaaaaaaatcttataatttctattggtcgatttttctttaagaaaaaaacatcacCGAGCAAAATAATATCTAGAACCTACTAATATGCATTGCCAAACAGCTTAAAAGAATAAACTAACGCCGCCGTTAAAACCTGGTTGGATTCTCAGATCCTtcgaattgaaaaaaaaaattaaagagaatTTCATTGGATGATAACAAGTTTTTCACGTATCCCCTTTGAATTTTAATTGGATTTGGGGATTAGGTTTCTGTGTGATGATATGAAGTCTTGGTTTTTAATGGTATCAGCTATGGATTGACAGATAGGGTTTCAATGGGTGACAAGTTGTTTTTTAATGATCCACGAGAATTTACTTACATTTAGTGTTCTTGTTTGAGAGAGTTGCAAAAGATACGATATTTTATGTCTGTTTTTGTATTGTTGGGTGAGTGATGACTTGACTTTTCCAGCTTTCAGAACTTCTTGCCTAGGAAAAAAAACAGGAGGAGAGATCATTCACATGGTTGGATATGTTGTGTATCTCTCCAGAGGCAGAAATTACAACTATCGCACACGTCCTCAGTACCCATTGATGCTGTGGGAACCAGCAGCTCCTGTTCATCCAAAGCTCATTCAAGAAATTCCAGAAGGATTGACCAAAGATGAAGCTCTAGAGTTCATGGTGAAGGGCATGACACATATGCAAGTTGTGTAAGTATATCTTATTGTTAAAGCTTTAATTTTGCTCTTCCCGGTCTGTTTTGTTACTTTTGAGCATTAACTGAAGTAAATGGGCacattagagcatgattaaccatGGAGACCCATTAGGATCTCttaatgaatatttaaataataaagttaagttaaaaacttttattAAGAGACGGTTAGTTTTAGTGCTCCAATGCTAGAACTCAGTTAAAGGTTCTTAAAAGACTAACCTTGAAGATGCATTTATCCTCACATTGAGACAACTAGATTTGATGGCTTCTGTAAACCTTGAAGAGCTGTTACAGCATAAGATGAGGCGGCATGATGAGCTATATTTCTCCATTGTTTTCCATAGAGAGTGTTGAGCTTCACGTGAGAGCTTGTCAACTTCATTTAGTACCAACACTGCCAAAACCACAAGAATCATGAGTTTGGGACATAGATAAATACTTCTCGTAGATGATTCAAACAACTATTATGAGACCTCTTTAATGATCTCTTGAACGATGTATCTGTCCTGAAAGCCTGCATCACTTGGAGTAAGCTCCACATGATTTGTGCTTGATAACGTAGTGAGCTCCAGATCAATAGTTCTACTCCCAGCCTGCAGTGATCTGAGATTATGTTTATTTGAGAGTTTGGACAACTTGATATGGCATCTTCGTTTGTATTGTTCTTCTCTCCTACGCTGTATAAAGTTCTTATTCACCAAGCATTTTCATCACAAAGtcttcttctctccttctctcatTGTCTCATTCTCTCTATTCAACAAAGTAATCACAAAACATTTTACTCTACTTCTCTCATTCTCTCATTTTAATCACAAAGCATATTAATtacaagttaatttttttttataaaaaaaattcaaattaagaaactaccatTGTAGCACAATAATTAGGTGAtacttaattaaaatttaataattaaatagtcattaaagtatatttaaaaaaacttatgagtttttagggataatcatgctctaacacTAGTTTTTCTTCATGTAAACAAGAGGAACAAAATAACCAATTTTACTCTGATTAAACAGTTATTAGCGAAAAGATGAGTGGAAAGTTTTAAACCTGATTGATATAATAATAGTATTGTTCACCTGGTGTAATAAAAGAGAGACATGGCTTATCTGTAAAAAGCTCGACCGAGTGCTGGTTAATGATATCTGGATACATCAGTTTTCTCAATGTTATAGCGTGTTTGATTCGGGGGTTGCTCTGATCATCTTAGAAGTAGAACACAAATACAGGGTGAAGAAAGTCAAAAAAGAAGACCGTTTAAATTTACGAATGCTATGGGGAAGATGCCAGAATTCAAGAGGTTATTGGGGGAGTTCTGGGGAGAATCAGCACCGCTGTTTCAATCAACCTCAGCAATGTTCAGGCTCACAAAAAAACTGAAGATGTTTAAATATCCTCTTAGGGAGCTGAGCAAGAAGAGGTTTGGGGATTTACCTAGAAGAGTAAAAGAGGCTTTTGAGATACTATGTGAGAAGCAGAGAATCACTATGGAGAATCCTAGGGCGGATGCAATAAAAGAAGAAACAGTAGCATTAAGACGATGGCAGATGCTAGCAGAACTGgaggaaattttttttaagcaaAGGTCAAAGCTTCATTGGCTATCTGTGGGGGATCAAAATACAAAAGCCTTTCATAATGCAGTGAAAATAAGGGAAATCCGTAATGCTATAAATGAACTGAGAAGGCAAGATGGCACGGTGATTAGAGGAGAAGAGATTAAAGTGGAAGCAGAGAGACATTTCAACGAGTTTTTAACTCATCAGCCTTTGGATTATGAGGGGATGTCAGTGGAGGATTTGAAGGA
This region of Brassica napus cultivar Da-Ae chromosome C5, Da-Ae, whole genome shotgun sequence genomic DNA includes:
- the LOC106454267 gene encoding uncharacterized protein LOC106454267, with the translated sequence MATHRHIYSVSRKRTVPSYRPYLQCLIIADTSIDQSTFECDDEFLNFPPFEKIENGTLNTNLLIDVIGQVFSLHEIQTVQVAGNDKKKVEFRLMDIKGQSIACSLWGKYAEQLEEHLQQTNNPNMVCMIRFAKIGFYRGDVQITNAFDSSLICFDPDLPECLALENNMSNDEFALALTDKKNDKRQMKDQIDDWNDVGIKPISEIIMATQIEDPDILPQAITDLVGKSICFGLTLGSENVKNGSDIFLVSQVWSGDKILQIESNSEPVTHVSSASSIMSGGEVSLTEKSEANSSEGSSTPFSKRKEKDQVDQTSTSKKLCTKVVKMEKIKDDELNV